Proteins co-encoded in one Candidatus Omnitrophota bacterium genomic window:
- the glgA gene encoding glycogen synthase GlgA: MKIAMCASEVVPFAKTGGLADVAGALPLALEDYNQEVIIIMPRYKAISEQKYKTIKVKEDVSYSIIGNNIKVYFIENEAYFNRDSLYGDKTGDYKDNLDRFSFYCKRALKLLKEINFKADCIHVHDWQASLIPVYLKTLFSNDDFYKNIKTVLTIHNIGYQGLFPKEEFPKLGLDWSLFDMEGLEFFGRINILKGGMIFSDIINTVSPTYAKEIQTEEFGFGLEGVLLKKKDSLFGILNGIDYSIWNPQTDTFIAQDFSVDDIKAKYKNKEKLQKSCKLPVKNDVPLIGIVSRLAEQKGFDILAEAIDDICKMKLQLVILGTGNLKYHLILEEMVKKYPKVISLNLKFDDPLAHNIYAGSDIFLMPSRYEPCGLGQLISLRYGSIPLVFKTGGLADTVNKDNGFVFDEYSKDDLIETIKVALKTYKTKSKWLALIKKAMNCNFSWENQAKKYIRLYEKAKTK; encoded by the coding sequence ATGAAGATTGCGATGTGTGCTTCTGAGGTTGTACCTTTTGCAAAGACTGGTGGCCTTGCGGATGTTGCCGGAGCTTTACCTTTAGCTTTGGAAGATTATAATCAGGAAGTAATCATCATTATGCCGCGGTATAAGGCAATAAGCGAGCAGAAGTATAAGACCATAAAAGTAAAAGAAGATGTTTCTTATTCAATTATCGGGAATAATATTAAAGTTTATTTTATTGAAAACGAAGCTTATTTTAACCGCGATAGCCTCTATGGAGATAAAACCGGGGATTATAAAGATAATTTAGATAGGTTTTCTTTTTATTGCAAAAGAGCTTTAAAGTTGCTCAAAGAAATAAATTTCAAGGCCGATTGTATTCATGTGCATGATTGGCAGGCAAGCCTTATTCCGGTTTACTTAAAAACGTTATTCTCCAATGATGATTTCTATAAAAATATTAAAACAGTGTTAACGATACATAATATTGGATATCAGGGGCTTTTTCCAAAAGAAGAATTTCCTAAGCTTGGCCTTGATTGGAGCCTTTTTGATATGGAAGGCCTTGAGTTTTTCGGCAGGATCAATATTTTAAAAGGCGGGATGATTTTCTCGGATATCATTAATACTGTCAGCCCTACATATGCTAAAGAAATCCAGACTGAAGAATTTGGTTTCGGGCTTGAAGGCGTCTTATTGAAAAAAAAGGACAGCCTTTTCGGGATATTAAATGGGATTGATTATTCTATTTGGAATCCTCAGACCGATACTTTTATTGCTCAAGATTTTTCAGTGGATGACATAAAGGCTAAATATAAGAATAAAGAGAAGCTTCAAAAATCTTGTAAGCTTCCGGTAAAAAATGACGTGCCTCTTATTGGCATAGTCTCAAGGCTTGCTGAGCAAAAAGGATTTGATATTTTAGCAGAAGCCATTGATGATATCTGTAAAATGAAATTACAGCTGGTAATTTTAGGGACAGGTAACCTGAAATATCACCTTATTTTGGAAGAAATGGTGAAGAAATACCCGAAGGTCATATCGCTTAACTTAAAATTTGATGATCCGTTAGCTCACAATATTTATGCGGGAAGCGATATTTTTCTAATGCCTTCAAGGTATGAGCCTTGCGGTTTGGGCCAGTTGATAAGTTTGCGTTACGGCTCAATCCCCTTGGTTTTTAAAACCGGAGGGCTTGCTGATACGGTTAATAAAGATAACGGGTTTGTGTTTGATGAATATAGCAAAGATGATTTAATAGAAACGATCAAAGTTGCGTTAAAAACATATAAAACAAAGTCTAAGTGGCTTGCTTTAATTAAGAAAGCAATGAATTGCAACTTTTCGTGGGAGAACCAAGCTAAGAAATATATCCGTCTGTATGAAAAAGCCAAGACAAAATAA
- the polA gene encoding DNA polymerase I gives MSDKRLYLIDATAFCYRAFYALSGLATSLGQPTNAIYGFVGILNKILKDNKPDYIAVCFDVSRDTFRQKKFADYKLNRPPMPDGLKSQLSFIKDIVRAWGLTIFEKEGFEADDIIATLAKKAKEHHLPVTIVSSDKDILQLVDENVLVYSPYKDTGTLYDNKKVLERFEIEPKQIADVITLMGDSVDNIPGVPGIGEKTAVSLVKEFGSSEELLKNIDKVKKEKIREALKENIERVKINKELVLLDKNVDLKFDLNLLKVSQPDSKELVKLFKALEFRKFIKDLSLENDLPEDVLVNLLKDKELREYVSCVDELVLFGNSIDDLVFFAREEFFRVEAFGENIKQLLSDPRVKKIGHDLKKLKILFANNGIILEGINFDTMIAGYLLNPAKTEYGLSSLAWDYLDRTALDDLTDSAQAVKLIVNLRPRLQEQLKDKGLIDLFNNIEMPLVSVLAEMELSGIKIDEDILKKLSLSLEKRLNELIKHIYSLSGVEFNINSPKQLREVLFERLKLPVGKRTKTGPSTDEEVLKNLAVKHELPAHLLEYRQLTKLKNTYIDALPLLVDKKTGKIHASFNQTGTETGRLSSSNPNLQNIPVKMEIGRNIRRAIISSGKDYRLLSCDYSQIELRVLAHLSKDEVLIDAFKSNKDIHKATAALIYNVEEKEVSNEMREVAKRINFGIVYGLSSWGLSRDLGLAVNEAQNFIDAYFLRYPKVRTFIDEEIRQASERGFVTTISGRRRYLPEINSKNIALKQLAQRQAVNTPIQGSASDLIKMAMVSINKEIKENKLQAKMIMQIHDELVFDLPVKESSRVEKLVGSIMENVLKLDVPIKVDVKSGLNWQEMEEVL, from the coding sequence ATGAGTGATAAACGACTGTATTTAATTGATGCTACGGCTTTTTGTTATCGTGCATTTTACGCACTTTCTGGCCTTGCAACGTCTTTGGGCCAGCCAACAAACGCGATATATGGTTTTGTCGGTATTTTAAACAAGATACTAAAAGATAATAAACCGGATTATATTGCTGTTTGTTTTGATGTTTCCCGGGATACTTTTAGGCAGAAGAAGTTCGCCGACTATAAACTTAACCGTCCTCCTATGCCGGATGGATTAAAAAGCCAGTTGTCTTTTATTAAAGATATAGTCCGGGCATGGGGATTAACAATCTTTGAAAAAGAAGGCTTTGAGGCTGATGATATTATCGCAACTTTAGCGAAAAAAGCCAAAGAGCATCATCTCCCTGTTACTATTGTAAGTTCCGATAAGGATATATTGCAATTAGTTGATGAAAACGTTCTCGTGTATAGCCCCTATAAAGACACCGGTACGCTTTATGATAATAAAAAGGTTTTAGAGCGGTTTGAGATAGAGCCTAAACAGATTGCAGACGTAATAACCCTTATGGGGGATAGTGTTGATAACATCCCCGGAGTTCCCGGTATAGGAGAAAAAACTGCAGTCAGCCTTGTTAAGGAATTTGGAAGCAGCGAAGAATTGCTGAAGAATATTGATAAGGTTAAAAAAGAGAAAATCCGTGAAGCTTTAAAAGAAAATATTGAGAGGGTTAAAATAAATAAAGAATTGGTTCTTTTGGATAAAAATGTAGATTTGAAATTTGATTTAAACCTTCTTAAAGTAAGCCAGCCAGATTCCAAAGAACTTGTTAAATTATTTAAAGCTTTAGAGTTCAGGAAATTTATTAAAGATTTGTCCCTTGAAAATGATTTACCCGAGGATGTGTTGGTAAATCTGTTAAAAGATAAAGAACTAAGAGAGTATGTTTCTTGTGTTGATGAATTAGTCCTGTTCGGGAATAGCATTGATGACCTTGTATTTTTTGCGCGCGAGGAATTCTTCCGGGTTGAAGCCTTTGGGGAAAATATCAAACAGCTGTTGTCTGACCCCCGTGTAAAAAAGATTGGGCATGATCTTAAGAAGTTAAAGATCCTGTTTGCAAATAACGGGATTATTCTAGAGGGGATTAATTTTGATACAATGATTGCAGGTTACTTGCTTAATCCTGCTAAAACAGAGTATGGGCTCTCCAGCCTTGCCTGGGATTATTTAGATAGGACTGCACTGGATGATTTGACGGATAGCGCTCAGGCTGTAAAATTGATAGTTAATTTAAGGCCTAGGCTGCAAGAGCAACTTAAAGACAAGGGCTTAATTGATCTTTTTAATAATATTGAAATGCCTTTAGTTTCGGTTCTAGCGGAAATGGAATTATCCGGCATTAAAATTGATGAAGATATTCTTAAAAAACTTTCTTTAAGTTTAGAAAAGAGGTTAAACGAGCTTATTAAACATATTTATTCTTTAAGCGGGGTAGAATTTAATATAAATTCCCCTAAGCAGCTAAGAGAAGTGCTCTTTGAAAGATTAAAATTACCCGTAGGAAAGAGGACTAAAACAGGCCCTTCTACCGACGAAGAGGTTTTAAAGAATCTGGCAGTTAAGCATGAGTTGCCGGCTCATTTGTTGGAATATCGCCAGTTAACCAAGCTTAAAAATACATATATTGATGCTTTGCCTTTGTTGGTTGACAAGAAAACCGGTAAGATCCACGCCTCTTTTAATCAGACAGGAACTGAAACAGGCAGGTTAAGCTCAAGTAATCCTAACCTACAGAATATTCCCGTGAAGATGGAAATCGGGAGAAACATTAGGCGTGCGATTATTTCTTCTGGAAAAGATTATAGGCTTCTTTCTTGCGATTACTCACAGATAGAATTAAGAGTTTTAGCGCATTTGTCAAAAGACGAAGTGCTAATTGATGCTTTTAAGAGCAATAAGGATATCCACAAAGCTACTGCAGCGTTAATTTATAACGTTGAAGAAAAAGAAGTTTCAAATGAGATGCGTGAGGTTGCCAAGCGAATTAATTTCGGGATTGTTTATGGGTTAAGTTCATGGGGACTTTCCCGTGATTTGGGGCTTGCGGTTAACGAAGCGCAAAATTTTATTGACGCGTATTTCTTAAGATATCCAAAGGTGCGAACTTTTATTGATGAAGAGATTAGGCAAGCTTCTGAAAGAGGGTTTGTGACTACTATTTCAGGCCGGAGACGGTATCTTCCGGAAATTAACAGTAAGAATATTGCGCTTAAGCAGCTTGCTCAGCGTCAGGCAGTCAATACTCCGATACAGGGTTCAGCAAGTGATTTGATAAAAATGGCAATGGTTAGCATTAATAAGGAAATTAAAGAAAATAAGCTACAAGCCAAAATGATTATGCAGATACACGATGAGTTAGTTTTTGATTTACCGGTTAAAGAATCATCAAGAGTTGAAAAACTGGTAGGAAGTATTATGGAAAATGTATTAAAATTGGATGTTCCGATAAAGGTGGATGTTAAGAGTGGCCTTAACTGGCAGGAAATGGAGGAGGTCTTATGA
- the coaE gene encoding dephospho-CoA kinase (Dephospho-CoA kinase (CoaE) performs the final step in coenzyme A biosynthesis.): MKKPRQNKNRIILGITGSFGTGKSTVASIIKKLAKAKVIDADKLARRNIQKGTKIQDKIIKAFGRGILDGNGCIIRAKLAGIVFNDNSALRKLNRIIHPEVIKEIKSLIGKSSARIIVLDAPLLIEAGLDNMVDEVIVVASSLTKQLQRLKKKTSLSKEEILLRIKSQVPLRVKTRLADFVIDNNGSLNETRKQVKKVLRKMNYPA; encoded by the coding sequence ATGAAAAAGCCAAGACAAAATAAGAATAGGATTATTTTAGGCATAACGGGAAGCTTTGGCACTGGAAAAAGTACTGTAGCTTCAATAATTAAGAAATTGGCAAAAGCTAAAGTTATTGATGCTGATAAATTAGCGCGCAGGAATATTCAAAAAGGCACAAAGATTCAAGATAAAATAATTAAAGCCTTCGGCAGGGGGATATTAGATGGCAATGGTTGTATTATAAGAGCTAAGTTGGCAGGTATTGTTTTTAATGATAACTCTGCTTTAAGAAAACTAAACCGCATTATCCATCCCGAAGTTATTAAAGAGATAAAATCTTTAATAGGTAAATCAAGTGCGAGGATTATTGTTTTGGACGCGCCTTTGTTAATTGAAGCAGGACTTGATAACATGGTTGATGAGGTAATTGTAGTAGCCTCTTCTCTTACTAAGCAGCTTCAGAGGCTAAAGAAAAAAACGTCTTTAAGTAAGGAGGAAATCTTATTGAGAATAAAATCTCAGGTTCCCTTACGGGTAAAAACCCGTTTGGCGGATTTTGTAATAGATAATAATGGAAGTTTAAATGAAACAAGAAAACAGGTGAAGAAAGTATTACGAAAAATGAATTATCCTGCATGA